In Pseudomonadota bacterium, the following are encoded in one genomic region:
- a CDS encoding transcription termination/antitermination factor NusG, giving the protein MEDEQIINGESAEHAVDDQAAGSESPVAEAAPAAAEPSTKNWFIIHTYSGFEQKVADSLRSRAQAFGFADKIGQLLIPTEEVVELRNGKKITSKRLLYPGYVLVEMEMSDQL; this is encoded by the coding sequence ATGGAAGACGAACAGATCATAAACGGCGAATCCGCCGAGCACGCCGTGGACGATCAGGCCGCCGGCTCCGAGAGTCCCGTCGCGGAAGCGGCGCCGGCCGCCGCCGAGCCCTCCACGAAGAATTGGTTCATCATCCATACCTATTCGGGATTCGAGCAGAAAGTCGCCGATTCTCTGCGCAGCCGCGCACAGGCATTTGGCTTCGCCGACAAGATCGGACAGCTTCTCATTCCCACCGAAGAAGTGGTGGAACTGAGGAACGGCAAGAAAATCACCAGCAAGCGCCTGCTTTATCCCGGCTATGTTCTGGTGGAGATGGAGATGAGCGACCAGCTC
- the secE gene encoding preprotein translocase subunit SecE, whose product MAIAKANEEPASFGQRAMGWPVRVKNYVEELRAEMRLVSWPNRHQVQSTTVVVILSVFAFAAYFFVVDAIVNQTITRLFNALTKQ is encoded by the coding sequence ATGGCAATCGCAAAAGCGAACGAAGAACCAGCCAGTTTTGGCCAGCGCGCAATGGGGTGGCCCGTGCGCGTAAAAAACTACGTGGAAGAGCTACGCGCGGAAATGCGCCTCGTCTCCTGGCCAAACCGGCATCAGGTTCAGAGCACAACTGTGGTGGTGATTCTCTCCGTCTTTGCTTTCGCGGCCTATTTTTTTGTCGTTGACGCGATTGTAAATCAAACGATCACGCGGCTGTTCAACGCGCTTACCAAGCAGTAG